One Manihot esculenta cultivar AM560-2 chromosome 6, M.esculenta_v8, whole genome shotgun sequence DNA segment encodes these proteins:
- the LOC110617991 gene encoding diacylglycerol kinase 3, which translates to MDSPTSTGASSARIVPARSSMIESIRGCGLSGVRIDKESLKRKLLIPHYLRHAIRESIMSKDPAGVVERYLNNGELKAREEAPEGPMVVFINSRSGGRHGPELKQRLQQLMGEEQVFDLSAVKPHEFVEYGLVCLEKLAALGDICARDTRERMRIMVAGGDGTVGWVLGCLSELNRQGREPVPPVGIIPLGTGNDLARSFGWGGSFPFAWKSAVKRSLQKAITGPVCRLDSWHLLVSMPSGEVVDTPHSLKHTEECSLDQGLEVEGMLPEKANCYEGVFYNYFSLGMDAQIAYGFHHLRNEKPYLAQGPISNKLIYSGYSCSQGWFLTPCISDPSLRGLKNILRMHVKKVNCSEWEQIPIPKSVRAIVALNLHNYGSGRNPWGKPRPEYLEKRGFVEAHVDDGLLEIFGLKQGWHASFVMVELISAKHIAQAAAIRLEIRGGEWKDAFMQMDGEPWKQRISREYSSFVEIKRVPNHSLMINGE; encoded by the exons ATGGACTCGCCGACGTCAACCGGGGCATCGTCGGCTCGGATCGTGCCGGCACGATCATCCATGATTGAGTCGATCCGTGGGTGCGGGTTGTCAGGGGTCCGTATAGATAAAGAGAGCTTGAAGAGGAAGCTGCTTATTCCGCATTATCTACGCCACGCTATTCGGGAGTCCATCATGTCCAAGGACCCCGCCGGCGTAGTTGAGCGTTACTTAAATAACGGTGAACTTAAAGCCCGTGAGGAGGCTCCTGAGGGCCCTATGGTCGTTTTCATCAATTCTAGGAGTGGCGGCCGTCACGGACCTGAACTCAAGCAACGGCTTCAGCAGTTAATGGGTGAAGAACAG GTTTTTGATCTCTCAGCTGTGAAGCCTCATGAATTTGTTGAATATGGGTTAGTCTGCCTAGAGAAGTTGGCTGCCCTTGGTGATATTTGTGCCAGAGATACTAGGGAAAGAATGAGAATAATG GTTGCAGGAGGTGATGGTACAGTTGGTTGGGTACTGGGGTGTCTTTCAGAACTCAACAGACAGGGGAGGGAGCCAGTTCCTCCTGTAGGAATCATTCCTCTGGGTACAGGCAATGATCTGGCTAGGAGTTTTGGTTGG GGAGGCTCATTTCCTTTTGCTTGGAAATCAGCTGTCAAAAGATCTCTTCAGAAGGCTATTACTGGTCCAGTTTGCCGTCTAGATAG TTGGCATCTTCTAGTGTCGATGCCAAGTGGAGAAGTTGTGGATACACCCCATTCTCTGAAGCATACAGAAGAATGTTCTCTGGATCAG GGTTTGGAAGTTGAGGGGATGTTGCCTGAGAAAGCAAATTGCTATGAAGGAGTCTTTTATAATTACTTTAGTTTAG GAATGGATGCTCAAATAGCTTATGGCTTCCACCATTTACGTAATGAAAAACCTTATCTTGCCCAGGGCCCTATATCAAATAAG TTAATCTACTCTGGTTACAGTTGCAGTCAGGGTTGGTTCCTTACACCATGCATAAGTGACCCAAGTTTGAG GGGCCTCAAAAATATCCTGAGGATGCATGTTAAAAAAGTTAATTGCTCAGAATGGGAGCAGATTCCAATTCCTAAAAG TGTAAGGGCAATAGTTGCTTTAAACCTTCATAATTATGGAAGTGGAAGAAATCCATGGGGCAAACCGAGACCTGAGTATTTGGAAAAG AGGGGTTTTGTTGAGGCCCATGTTGACGATGGTCTCCTAGAAATTTTTGGGTTGAAGCAAGGATGGCATGCGTCTTTTGTTATGGTTGAACTCATCTCCGCCAAACACATAGCCCAG GCAGCAGCAATTCGATTGGAAATAAGGGGTGGGGAATGGAAAGATGCATTCATGCAGATGGATGGCGAACCCTGGAAACAGCGGATAAGCAGGGAATACTCATCATTTGTGGAAATTAAGAGGGTTCCTAATCATTCTCTTATGATCAACGGAGAGTAA